The window CCCCGTGGCGCAGCGTCGTCCTGCCCGCGGCGGGCGCCCGCGCCGCCGCCTTCATCGAGGACGCCGGGCTGGTCCTCACCCCCGACAGTCCCTGGCAGTCCGTCACCGCCTGTGCGGGGCAGCCGGGTTGTGCGAAATCCCTTGCGGACGTACGCGCCGACGCGCGGGCCGTCGTCGACCGGGCACGGGGGCAGCTGCCCGTGCACTGGTCCGGCTGCGAGCGCCGCTGCGGGCACCCGCGCGGCACCGCCTGGGTGGATCTGGTCGCCACCGGACCCGGATACCGGATCACCGCCCCCGGCCAACCCGTACGGCACGACGTACGGCCCCCCGAACTTGCCGCGGCACTCGCGGACGCCCGCACCGACCCCGACGTAGTGAAGAAATGAGCGAGTACACCGTGTTTGAGTACGAGAAGGACGGCGCGGCCATCTACCGCCAGTCCTTTGCCACGATCCGCGCCGAGGCGGACCTCTCCGCGCTGCCCGACACGGTCGCCCAGGTCGCGGTGCGCATGATCCACGCCTGCGGAATGACCGACCTCCCGCAGGACCTCGGGTACACCCCCGAGGTCGTGCTGCGCGCCCGCGCGGCGCTGGAGGCGGGTGCGCCGATCCTGTGCGACGTGCAGATGGTCGCCAGCGGTGTCACCCGTAAGCGGCTGCCCGCGGGCAACGACGTGATCTGCACGCTCTCCGACCCGGCCGTACCGGAGCTCGCCGCCAAGATGGGCACCACGCGCAGCGCCGCCGCCCTCGAGGTCTGGCGCGACCGCGGCCTGCTGGAGGGCTCGGTCATCGCCGTGGGCAACGCGCCGACCGCGCTGTTCCGGCTGCTGGAGATGATCGAGGAAGGCGCCCCGCGCCCCGCCGCCGTCATCGGGGTCCCCGTCGGCTTCATCGGCGCCGCGGAGTCCAAGGACGCCCTCGCCGCACACCCCTCGGGCCTCGACCACCTGATCGTGCGCGGTCGGCGCGGCGGCAGTGCCATGGCCGCCGCAGCCGTCAACGCCATTGCGAGCGTGGCCGAATGAGCGGGACGAGCGGCATCGCCAAGGGCCGGCTGTACGGGGTCGGGCTCGGCCCCGGCGACCCGTCGCTGATGACCCTGCGCGCCGTCGAGGTGATCGGCGAGGCGGATGTCGTGGCCTACCACAGCGCCCGCCACGGCCGTTCCATCGCCCGTTCGATCGCCGCGAAGCACCTGCGCGCCGACCACGTCGAGGAACCGCTGGTCTACCCGGTCACCACCGAGACCACCGACCACCCCGGTGGCTACCAGGGCGCGATGGAGGAGTTCTACGAGGCCGCCGCGGCCCGCCTCGCCGCCCACCTGGACGCCGGCCGGACCGTTGCCGTGCTCGCCGAGGGCGACCCGCTCTTCTACAGCTCGTACATGCACATGCACAAGCGGCTCGCGGACCGGTACGAGACGGAGGTTGTCCCCGGCGTCACCTCCGTGAGCGCCGCCGCCGCCCGGCTCGGCACTCCGCTCGTGGAGGGTGAGGAGGTGCTGACCATCCTTCCCGGCACCCTGCCCGAGGAGGAGCTCACCGCCCGGCTCGCCGCCACCGACTCGGCGGTGGTGATGAAGCTCGGCCGGACCTTCCCCGCCGTGCGCGCCGCGATGGAGAACAGCGGCCGGCTCGCCGAGGCCCGCTACGTCGAGCGCGCCACGATGGAGGGCGAGCGCACCGGCCGCCTGGCCGAGACCGACCCGGAGTCCGTCCCGTACTTCGCCGTCGCCGTGGTCCCCAGCCGCATCGGCAACCCGGGCAGCGTGCCGTCCGGCCCCGGCGAGGTCGTCGTCGTGGGCACCGGCCCGGCGGGCCCGCTGTGGCTCACCCCGCAGACCCGGCGCGCGCTGGCCGACGCCGAGGTGCTGGTCGGCTACACCACCTACCTGGACCGGGTGCCCGTCAGGCCGGGCCAGGTCCGGCACGGCTCCGACAACAAGGTGGAGTCGGAGCGCGCCGAGTTCGCCCTCGACCTCGCCCGGCGCGGGCAGCGGGTGGCCGTGGTCTCCGGCGGCGACCCGGGTGTCTTCGCCATGGCCACGGCGGTCCTGGAGGTGGCCGGGCAGGCCGAGTACAAGGACGTGCCGGTACGGGTCCTGCCGGGGGTGACCGCGGCCAACGCGGCGGCCGCCGCGGCCGGCGCCCCGCTCGGCCACGACTACGCGACCATCTCCCTCTCGGACCGGCTCAAGCCCTGGGAGGTCATCGCGGAACGGCTGCGCGCGGCCGCCGCGGCCGACCTGGTGCTCGCGCTCTACAACCCCGGCTCGCGCAGCCGGAACTGGCAGGTGGCCCAAGCCCGCGAGCTGCTGCTGGAGCTGCGCTCGCCCGAGACCCCGGTGGTCGTCGCGCGCGACGTGGGCGGCCCCGAGCAGTCGGTGCGGATCGTCACGCTCGCCGCACTGGAGCCGTCCGAGGTGGACATGCGCACGCTCCTGCTGATCGGCTCCTCGCAGACGCAGGTCACCGAGCGCGCGGACGGTTCGAGGATCACCTGGACGCCGCGCCGCTACCCGTGACCGGGTGAGGCGGGGCGCAGCGATGCGGGAGGAGGGCCCGGTGCGACGACGCACCGGGCCCTCCTCCGTCCTCCGTCCGGTGGCCGCTCAGCCGGATCCGGGCGCACCGCCCGCCGCCGGCGCCGCCTCTGCCGGGCCGCACGCCAGGCGGAACAGCACGTTCGGGCGCAGCGGTCCTTCGGGGGCGTCGGGGTCGTCGAAGTCGTCGGCCGGGTTCCGGGTCATCCCGATCTTCCGCATCACCGCCTGGGAGCGGAGGTTGCCGGCCGTCGTCACGGCGAGGATCTCGGGGAGCCCGAGCGTGCCGAAGCCGTGGGCGAGGACCGCCCGCGCGGCCTCGGTGGCGTAGCCCAGTCCCCAGGAGGCGCGGGCGAGCCTCCAGCCGATCTCCACCCCGGTGAACGGCAGGCCGTCGTCCACGTCGTCCATGCCCGCGAAACCGATGAACTCACCCGTGGCCCGGACCTCGACGGCCCACCAGCCGTAGCCCCGCCGGTCGAAGGCGGCCCGGAACCGCTCCATGGAGGCCTCGCTCTGCTCACGGGTGAGCGGGTCGCCCAGGTGCTCCCGGACCTCCGGATCGGCGTTCATCGCCGCCCAGGGATCGAGGTCGGAGTCCCGCCAGGGGCGCAGGACGAGGCGTTCGGTGTGCAGTTCGGTCATGCCGCCCACCCAACGCGACCCGCCCCCAGCAGGCAATTCCTTTTCCCCGAGGCAGAACCGGACCTACTGGCGGCTCACACCGAGCCAGTCCTGGGCGGCCTCGACCGAGCCCGTTTCCGGCACGCCCTGCGGGACCGCCGGGCGGCGTACGACGAGGACCGGGATGCCGGCCTCGCGGGCCGCGGTCAGCTTGGGGGCGGTGGCGGAGCCGCCGCTGTCCTTGGTGACCAGGACGTCGATCCGGTGACGGGCCAGCAGTTCGCGCTCACCCGCCAGGCCGAACGGGCCCCGGTCCAGCAGTACTTCGAGGCGCGGCGGCACCGGCGCGGCCGGCGGGTCCACCGAACGCACCAGGAACCAGGTGTCGGTGAGGTGCGCGAAGGTGTGCAGGCCCATCCGGCCGGTGGTCAGGAACGCGCGGGAGCCGAGGCCGGGCAGCCGGTCGGCCGCCTCGGCGAGGGAGTCCGCGAAGGTCCAGTCGTCGCCCGGCTCCGGCGTCCAGCCGGGCCGCCGCAGCGCCACCAGCGGGACACCGGTGAGGGCCTGCGCCTCGGCCGCGTTGAAACTCATCCGCTCCGCGAAGGGATGGGTGGCGTCGACGACGTGCGTGACGTCATGGGCGACGATCCAGCCCGCGAGGCCCGCGATGCCGCCGAAGCCGCCGATGCGGGTCTCGCCGGGCGGGAGCACGGGTGAGGTGACCCGGCCCGCGAGCGAGGTCGT is drawn from Streptomyces sp. NBC_01232 and contains these coding sequences:
- a CDS encoding precorrin-8X methylmutase, with the translated sequence MSEYTVFEYEKDGAAIYRQSFATIRAEADLSALPDTVAQVAVRMIHACGMTDLPQDLGYTPEVVLRARAALEAGAPILCDVQMVASGVTRKRLPAGNDVICTLSDPAVPELAAKMGTTRSAAALEVWRDRGLLEGSVIAVGNAPTALFRLLEMIEEGAPRPAAVIGVPVGFIGAAESKDALAAHPSGLDHLIVRGRRGGSAMAAAAVNAIASVAE
- a CDS encoding precorrin-2 C(20)-methyltransferase yields the protein MSGTSGIAKGRLYGVGLGPGDPSLMTLRAVEVIGEADVVAYHSARHGRSIARSIAAKHLRADHVEEPLVYPVTTETTDHPGGYQGAMEEFYEAAAARLAAHLDAGRTVAVLAEGDPLFYSSYMHMHKRLADRYETEVVPGVTSVSAAAARLGTPLVEGEEVLTILPGTLPEEELTARLAATDSAVVMKLGRTFPAVRAAMENSGRLAEARYVERATMEGERTGRLAETDPESVPYFAVAVVPSRIGNPGSVPSGPGEVVVVGTGPAGPLWLTPQTRRALADAEVLVGYTTYLDRVPVRPGQVRHGSDNKVESERAEFALDLARRGQRVAVVSGGDPGVFAMATAVLEVAGQAEYKDVPVRVLPGVTAANAAAAAAGAPLGHDYATISLSDRLKPWEVIAERLRAAAAADLVLALYNPGSRSRNWQVAQARELLLELRSPETPVVVARDVGGPEQSVRIVTLAALEPSEVDMRTLLLIGSSQTQVTERADGSRITWTPRRYP
- a CDS encoding GNAT family N-acetyltransferase, producing the protein MTELHTERLVLRPWRDSDLDPWAAMNADPEVREHLGDPLTREQSEASMERFRAAFDRRGYGWWAVEVRATGEFIGFAGMDDVDDGLPFTGVEIGWRLARASWGLGYATEAARAVLAHGFGTLGLPEILAVTTAGNLRSQAVMRKIGMTRNPADDFDDPDAPEGPLRPNVLFRLACGPAEAAPAAGGAPGSG
- a CDS encoding cobalt-precorrin-6A reductase; amino-acid sequence: MSAEPGPLPAHHVLILGGTTEARRLAEALAPDPSCHVTTSLAGRVTSPVLPPGETRIGGFGGIAGLAGWIVAHDVTHVVDATHPFAERMSFNAAEAQALTGVPLVALRRPGWTPEPGDDWTFADSLAEAADRLPGLGSRAFLTTGRMGLHTFAHLTDTWFLVRSVDPPAAPVPPRLEVLLDRGPFGLAGERELLARHRIDVLVTKDSGGSATAPKLTAAREAGIPVLVVRRPAVPQGVPETGSVEAAQDWLGVSRQ